Proteins co-encoded in one Streptomyces roseochromogenus subsp. oscitans DS 12.976 genomic window:
- the fabG gene encoding 3-oxoacyl-ACP reductase FabG encodes MTGPAGSPVAYEPVAMVTGAGRGIGAATAERLAAEGMAVIVVDRAEQDTTATVSAIRAAGGRARGIGCDVAVAHAVTAAVASAVEEFGHVDVLVNCAGVNQDRLLLTMSDQEWDTVLDVNLGGTMRCSFAVGRHMCRQGHGRIINFSSVAARGNAGQTNYATAKGAIAGFTRTLAAELGPHGVTVNAIAPGFVATPMVDELIERLGVDRDTALLEAAMSSAVGRIGTPEEIAAAVAFVTRQESGYLTGETIHVEGGRR; translated from the coding sequence ATGACCGGGCCCGCCGGATCCCCAGTGGCTTACGAGCCGGTCGCCATGGTCACCGGAGCCGGCCGGGGCATCGGCGCGGCCACGGCCGAGCGCCTTGCCGCGGAGGGCATGGCGGTGATCGTCGTGGACCGCGCCGAACAGGACACCACAGCCACCGTCTCAGCCATCCGCGCGGCTGGCGGACGGGCCCGCGGGATCGGCTGTGACGTCGCCGTAGCCCACGCGGTGACGGCCGCGGTCGCCTCGGCCGTCGAGGAGTTCGGTCACGTCGACGTGCTGGTGAACTGCGCCGGGGTCAACCAGGATCGGCTGCTGCTCACCATGAGCGACCAGGAGTGGGACACGGTCCTGGACGTCAACCTCGGCGGCACCATGCGCTGTTCGTTCGCGGTCGGCAGGCACATGTGCCGGCAGGGGCACGGCCGGATCATCAACTTCAGTTCTGTGGCCGCGCGCGGCAATGCAGGTCAGACCAACTATGCGACCGCGAAGGGCGCGATTGCCGGGTTCACCCGCACGCTCGCGGCCGAACTGGGTCCTCACGGCGTGACGGTCAACGCGATCGCACCGGGCTTCGTGGCCACGCCGATGGTGGACGAGCTGATCGAACGGCTCGGCGTGGACCGGGACACGGCCCTGCTGGAGGCGGCGATGTCCTCGGCCGTGGGCCGGATCGGGACGCCTGAGGAAATCGCCGCGGCGGTGGCCTTTGTCACCCGGCAGGAATCGGGCTACCTCACAGGGGAGACCATCCACGTGGAAGGTGGTCGGCGATGA
- a CDS encoding phosphopantetheine-binding protein: protein MGELREMVSGPTELEHVLTRLEILLNDVWDQRPAGAATSATAPLVSLGVDSLTLALLLDKVGREFHIDWTADTPPGAASSLRSIADLVLRRDGGGATAAEA, encoded by the coding sequence ATGGGGGAATTACGCGAGATGGTAAGTGGGCCCACCGAGCTTGAGCACGTCCTTACCCGCCTGGAAATACTGCTGAACGACGTCTGGGACCAGCGACCAGCGGGGGCGGCGACGTCTGCCACCGCACCGCTGGTGAGCCTGGGGGTGGACTCGCTCACGCTCGCGCTGCTGCTCGACAAGGTGGGCAGAGAATTCCACATCGACTGGACCGCCGACACTCCTCCGGGCGCAGCAAGCTCGCTACGTTCTATCGCGGATCTTGTTCTGCGACGGGACGGTGGCGGCGCCACCGCTGCCGAGGCATAG
- a CDS encoding amino acid adenylation domain-containing protein — protein sequence MLNTGLNKASHQSATTRTAPVTLAELWERTVRSRPSSPAIVSNSEILSYDEVNARANQLARLLLNEGAGPGRLVALALPRSSHMVISVLAVAKAGAAFLPVDVNHPKERISYLLADAGPALLCTIRGAVPKLPADIGVPQLVLDSAKQTATLDALPDTDMTEDERGGSLAATNLAYVIYTSGSTGRPKGVALTSAGLPALAAAKVATMQVTEDSRVLQFASPSFDAYVTELLAAFTAGATLVLPGPDALAGDPLEKALRDGRVTHAVLPPAAAATVSPDAAQDLRVLVVAGEACPAGLVEQWAPGRLLVNAYGPTECTVCATMTGPLTPTDEVTIGRPIPGVSVHILDNALRPAAVGEIGELYISGAGLARGYLNRPDLTAQLFVANPFAADGERMYRTGDLASMRADGDILFHGRIDDQVELRGFRIELGEVESVLSQHPDVAQAVAVLRAGAAEGPQLLAYVVPTHDTTPTAGELREHASRFLPDYMVPSVYATIDAVPLTPGGKTDRAKLPEPIKTTRSAGQGPRTPAEKILCDIFRDLFDLVEIDVRSNFFEMGGNSILAVDLIQRAQEAGLVLLPRTVLDHPTIEQLAAIATLGE from the coding sequence TTGTTAAACACGGGTCTGAACAAGGCTTCTCATCAGTCGGCGACAACAAGGACGGCACCGGTCACGCTGGCCGAACTCTGGGAGCGGACGGTACGCAGTCGGCCTAGCAGCCCGGCGATTGTCTCGAACAGCGAGATCCTGTCCTACGACGAGGTGAACGCCAGGGCGAACCAGCTGGCCCGACTGCTGCTCAACGAGGGGGCGGGGCCGGGCCGTCTGGTGGCACTGGCGCTGCCCCGATCCAGTCACATGGTGATCAGCGTGCTTGCCGTGGCCAAGGCTGGGGCGGCGTTCCTGCCGGTGGATGTCAACCACCCGAAGGAGCGGATCTCCTACCTGCTCGCTGATGCCGGGCCCGCATTGCTGTGCACCATCCGGGGCGCTGTCCCGAAGCTGCCTGCTGACATCGGGGTGCCGCAGCTGGTGCTGGACTCGGCCAAGCAGACTGCCACGCTCGACGCACTGCCCGACACCGACATGACTGAGGACGAACGCGGCGGCTCACTCGCCGCGACAAACCTGGCTTACGTGATCTACACCTCGGGCTCGACAGGCCGACCGAAAGGCGTCGCGCTGACCAGTGCCGGGTTGCCCGCCTTGGCCGCGGCCAAGGTCGCCACGATGCAGGTCACTGAGGACAGCCGGGTGCTCCAGTTCGCGTCGCCGAGCTTCGACGCCTATGTGACCGAGCTGCTGGCCGCTTTTACTGCCGGCGCCACATTGGTGCTGCCAGGACCGGACGCACTGGCCGGTGACCCGCTGGAAAAGGCGTTACGGGATGGCCGGGTCACCCACGCGGTGCTGCCGCCTGCCGCAGCCGCGACCGTGTCCCCGGACGCGGCGCAGGACCTACGCGTGCTGGTGGTGGCCGGCGAGGCGTGCCCGGCCGGCCTGGTGGAACAGTGGGCGCCAGGACGCCTCTTGGTCAACGCCTACGGTCCGACCGAGTGCACCGTGTGCGCGACCATGACCGGCCCGCTGACCCCGACGGACGAGGTCACTATTGGCCGGCCGATTCCGGGCGTGTCTGTGCACATCCTCGACAACGCGCTACGGCCAGCCGCGGTCGGAGAGATCGGCGAGCTGTACATCAGCGGTGCCGGGCTGGCGCGTGGCTACCTCAACCGCCCCGACTTGACCGCGCAGTTGTTCGTGGCCAACCCGTTCGCCGCCGACGGCGAACGGATGTACCGCACGGGCGATCTGGCCTCCATGCGGGCCGACGGCGACATCCTGTTCCATGGCCGGATCGACGACCAAGTCGAACTGCGCGGATTCCGAATCGAGCTGGGAGAGGTGGAGTCCGTGCTCAGCCAACATCCGGACGTGGCACAGGCGGTGGCCGTGCTGCGGGCGGGCGCAGCCGAGGGGCCGCAGCTGCTGGCCTACGTGGTGCCGACGCACGACACCACGCCCACAGCGGGCGAACTGCGTGAGCACGCCAGCCGCTTCCTGCCCGACTACATGGTGCCGTCTGTCTACGCGACCATCGACGCCGTTCCTCTGACTCCGGGCGGAAAGACAGACCGAGCCAAGCTGCCGGAGCCGATCAAGACCACCCGGTCCGCCGGCCAGGGACCGCGCACTCCTGCCGAGAAGATCCTTTGCGATATCTTCCGAGACCTGTTCGACCTTGTCGAGATCGACGTTCGCAGCAACTTCTTCGAAATGGGCGGGAACAGCATCTTGGCTGTCGACCTCATTCAGCGAGCGCAGGAAGCCGGCTTGGTGCTCTTGCCGAGGACCGTGCTCGACCACCCGACCATCGAGCAGCTGGCCGCGATAGCGACCCTCGGGGAGTGA
- a CDS encoding MbtH family protein, translating to MATNPFEDENGSYLVLINGEGQHSLWPSFADVPNGWTVIFNEASRQDCLDYVNEHWTDMRPLSLQRAMGGE from the coding sequence ATGGCGACGAACCCGTTCGAGGACGAGAACGGCTCCTATCTGGTCCTGATCAATGGCGAGGGGCAGCATTCTCTGTGGCCTTCGTTCGCTGATGTTCCCAACGGGTGGACTGTCATTTTCAACGAGGCGTCGCGGCAAGACTGCCTCGATTACGTCAATGAGCATTGGACAGACATGCGGCCGTTGAGCCTGCAGCGGGCGATGGGTGGCGAGTAG
- a CDS encoding SDR family NAD(P)-dependent oxidoreductase: MTGVAVVAGGSEHTGLAVALRLAAGGFDVALLDTEFTAADKTVRRIEESGRRCITVEAELTDARSVGVAFGQVRTELSSPAVLVTCVGPEPVPDGLPEDEFADEQRYTLVRRSLRPAFVCCQAGAGQLLHHRCGRIIIVTEPVDVSENAWRTSQPVLAGLIGFTRSAALELARSGITVNLIAPADCAVDSRAPAHQPAVNDSAGSYADGVAHVTEFLVDEQAAGITGQAIYVAASPAEVPLLRER; encoded by the coding sequence ATGACAGGAGTCGCGGTCGTGGCCGGCGGCAGCGAGCACACGGGGCTCGCGGTCGCGCTCAGGTTGGCGGCGGGGGGCTTTGACGTCGCCCTGCTGGACACCGAATTCACGGCGGCCGACAAAACTGTCAGACGGATCGAGGAGTCCGGCAGGCGGTGCATCACCGTTGAGGCCGAGTTGACCGACGCCAGGTCGGTCGGTGTCGCTTTCGGCCAGGTGCGTACCGAGCTGAGCAGCCCGGCCGTGCTGGTCACCTGCGTCGGACCAGAGCCGGTGCCGGACGGGTTGCCCGAGGACGAATTCGCGGACGAACAGCGCTATACCCTGGTACGACGGTCGCTGCGCCCGGCGTTTGTATGCTGCCAGGCTGGGGCGGGCCAGCTACTGCACCACCGGTGCGGACGGATCATCATCGTCACCGAGCCGGTAGACGTCAGCGAAAATGCCTGGCGCACCTCCCAACCCGTGCTGGCCGGATTGATCGGTTTCACCCGGTCCGCGGCGCTGGAGCTGGCGAGGTCCGGTATCACCGTGAACCTCATCGCGCCCGCCGACTGCGCGGTCGACAGCCGGGCCCCGGCGCACCAACCGGCAGTCAACGACAGCGCGGGCTCCTACGCGGACGGGGTCGCGCACGTGACGGAGTTTCTGGTCGACGAGCAAGCTGCCGGAATCACCGGGCAGGCGATCTACGTCGCCGCTTCCCCAGCGGAAGTACCTCTACTTCGCGAAAGGTAG
- a CDS encoding nucleotide disphospho-sugar-binding domain-containing protein, whose protein sequence is MRVLFTSLPGIGHLFPMVPLAWALQAAGHTVLVATDREFLPVVTAAGLPGAAVLDPIDPVELFRPAGPSGGPVSPAESTGHRCAESGIRALPAIRALVDVWHPNLVIAEPMELAGPAAAAIAGVPWVRHSYGLAPPQRLLSAAVAALDTELAVLGLSPLGRPARTIDVCPDSLQPSDAVATTPMRYVPYNGPACVPDWLLAGPSARPRVCLTLGTSLPRRDPQVAPLWRLLLDELVALDHEVVIAIDERHRPLLGHLPGGVRAARIPLCDLLPTCTAIVHHGGSGSTMAAASFGVPQLVIPHFADHFANAERITAVGAGMSLPHDTDDPARIAAACALITGDGPYRAVSSQLANENASRPKPTEVAQDLVALALEHDTVEHNRWGNYARW, encoded by the coding sequence ATGAGAGTGCTGTTCACGAGCCTGCCCGGTATCGGCCACCTGTTTCCCATGGTGCCGCTCGCCTGGGCGCTACAGGCGGCCGGGCACACCGTGCTGGTCGCCACCGACCGTGAGTTCCTCCCGGTGGTGACGGCAGCCGGACTGCCTGGCGCGGCCGTGCTGGACCCGATTGACCCGGTCGAGCTGTTCAGACCGGCAGGCCCGTCCGGCGGTCCGGTGAGCCCGGCTGAGAGCACCGGCCACCGGTGCGCCGAGAGCGGTATCCGAGCGCTGCCCGCCATCCGTGCACTCGTCGACGTGTGGCACCCGAACCTGGTGATCGCCGAACCGATGGAGCTGGCCGGGCCTGCCGCAGCGGCGATTGCCGGCGTGCCCTGGGTGCGGCACTCCTACGGCCTGGCCCCGCCCCAGCGACTGCTGAGCGCCGCGGTTGCGGCCCTGGACACCGAACTGGCAGTACTCGGGCTGTCCCCGTTGGGGAGACCGGCCCGGACGATCGACGTGTGTCCCGACAGCCTCCAGCCTTCGGACGCGGTGGCGACCACGCCCATGCGGTATGTGCCCTACAACGGCCCGGCCTGCGTGCCCGATTGGCTACTGGCCGGGCCGTCGGCCCGGCCCCGGGTATGCCTGACCCTGGGCACGTCCCTGCCCCGGCGCGATCCGCAGGTCGCACCGCTGTGGCGGCTGCTGCTGGATGAACTGGTGGCTCTGGACCATGAGGTGGTCATCGCCATCGACGAGCGCCACCGGCCGCTGCTGGGTCACTTGCCCGGCGGTGTGCGTGCCGCGCGGATCCCGCTGTGCGACCTGCTGCCGACCTGCACCGCGATCGTGCACCACGGTGGCTCCGGGAGCACCATGGCGGCGGCGTCGTTCGGCGTGCCGCAACTGGTCATCCCGCACTTCGCCGACCATTTCGCCAATGCTGAGCGAATCACCGCAGTCGGCGCGGGCATGAGCCTGCCGCACGACACCGATGACCCAGCGCGGATCGCAGCAGCCTGCGCGCTGATCACCGGAGACGGCCCGTACCGCGCGGTCTCAAGCCAACTCGCCAACGAGAACGCGAGCCGACCGAAACCAACCGAGGTGGCCCAGGACCTGGTGGCACTGGCCCTCGAGCACGACACAGTGGAACACAATCGATGGGGGAATTACGCGAGATGGTAA
- a CDS encoding cytochrome P450, producing MSTRPTVSPDELEQIDLASPILHAEYELGEVFRYLRANRPMYWQQPRGEQPGFWVISRYADVNEVYKDKAHFTTEHGNALATLLTGGDSASGAMLAVTDGVRHHQVRNLLSKGFSPQMLDLIANSLRETVDGLLLAALDRGECDAAQDIAANVPLGAICDLLEIPQTDRKYLLGLTAHAWSTDYADETPEEGWVAKNEILLYFSKLLKERRGGDRDDMVSLLANCRIDGHPLNAAEQVANCYGLMIGGDETGRHAITGTILALIENPDQWRALKNGDVDLKTATEEALRWTVPSLHGGRKATGDVVINGQQIKAGDVVSVWISSANRDEAIFDAADEFKLARTPNKHFTFAYGSHYCLGHYLGRMEVYAVLDGLRRLVGDLEQIGEERWIYSSILHGMSSLPIRITV from the coding sequence ATGAGCACCCGTCCCACGGTGTCTCCCGACGAACTCGAACAGATCGACCTGGCCTCGCCGATTCTGCACGCCGAGTACGAGCTCGGTGAGGTCTTCCGCTACCTGCGGGCCAATCGGCCGATGTACTGGCAGCAGCCACGGGGTGAGCAGCCCGGCTTCTGGGTGATCAGCCGGTATGCCGACGTGAACGAGGTGTACAAGGACAAGGCGCACTTCACCACGGAGCACGGTAACGCGCTGGCGACCTTGCTGACTGGCGGTGACTCGGCCTCGGGCGCCATGCTCGCCGTCACCGACGGTGTGCGCCACCACCAGGTGCGCAACTTGTTGTCCAAGGGATTTTCGCCGCAGATGCTCGACCTCATCGCCAACTCGCTGCGGGAAACTGTTGACGGGCTGCTGCTGGCAGCGCTGGACCGAGGCGAATGCGATGCCGCGCAGGACATCGCGGCGAACGTGCCGCTGGGTGCCATCTGCGACCTGTTGGAAATTCCCCAGACAGACCGGAAATACCTGCTTGGCTTGACCGCGCACGCGTGGAGCACGGACTACGCGGACGAAACTCCTGAGGAGGGCTGGGTCGCCAAGAATGAAATCCTCCTGTATTTCAGCAAGTTGCTCAAGGAGCGTCGTGGTGGTGACCGGGACGATATGGTCAGCCTGCTGGCGAATTGCCGGATCGACGGCCATCCGCTCAATGCAGCCGAGCAGGTAGCCAACTGCTACGGGCTGATGATCGGCGGCGACGAGACCGGCAGACACGCCATCACCGGCACGATCCTCGCGTTGATCGAGAATCCCGACCAGTGGCGCGCCCTGAAGAACGGCGATGTCGATCTGAAGACGGCGACCGAGGAGGCACTGCGCTGGACCGTGCCGTCGCTGCACGGTGGCCGGAAGGCAACCGGAGACGTCGTGATCAATGGCCAGCAGATCAAGGCCGGCGATGTGGTCAGCGTGTGGATCTCCTCGGCCAACCGAGATGAGGCCATCTTCGATGCAGCGGACGAGTTCAAGCTCGCCCGCACCCCGAACAAGCACTTCACCTTCGCCTACGGCTCGCACTACTGCCTCGGCCACTACCTCGGCCGGATGGAGGTCTACGCCGTGCTCGACGGGCTGCGCCGGCTGGTAGGCGACCTGGAGCAGATCGGCGAAGAGCGGTGGATCTACTCCAGCATCTTGCACGGGATGAGCTCACTGCCGATCAGGATCACGGTCTGA
- a CDS encoding ketoacyl-ACP synthase III family protein: MAGIGVFRPKTESVDVAVRQGLVSKYAADASGITGVAVAGDVSPPEIALIAAQQALKSSGLSADDIGLLLCTGVWHQGPDGWGPQYFLQRHLLGDDLLAVELRHGCNGTFSALELAVPYLRSAPHVGGALITASDNFGTPLIDRWNPGEGLAFLGDGAGAVVLGTSPGFAELLSICTASFSGMEEVHRAGEPLFPPGATTGTFLDYGARAARFQQKATDDGTWVQFLLGHQKHNLECVEQALHEAGVDARDIKTVVIHSMPRQAAASYLKILGFSLESSTWEFSRTTGHLGAGDHLAALHHLLSTGKVGPGDNLLLCGSSPGVTYKAAVIRILDTAALRNQEARPDGL; the protein is encoded by the coding sequence GTGGCCGGGATCGGAGTCTTCCGGCCCAAGACGGAGAGCGTCGATGTCGCAGTGCGGCAGGGGCTCGTCTCGAAGTACGCTGCTGACGCCTCCGGGATCACTGGCGTGGCCGTCGCCGGCGACGTCTCCCCTCCCGAAATTGCGCTGATCGCTGCACAACAAGCACTCAAGAGTAGTGGGCTGAGCGCCGATGACATCGGGCTGTTGCTCTGCACAGGGGTTTGGCACCAAGGACCCGACGGGTGGGGACCGCAGTACTTTCTCCAGCGACACCTGCTCGGTGACGATCTGCTGGCCGTGGAACTCAGGCATGGCTGCAACGGGACTTTCAGCGCATTGGAATTGGCCGTCCCGTATCTGAGGTCCGCACCTCACGTTGGCGGGGCACTGATCACCGCCAGTGACAATTTTGGTACCCCGCTGATCGACAGATGGAATCCCGGCGAAGGGCTGGCCTTTCTGGGTGACGGCGCGGGCGCGGTGGTGCTGGGCACTTCTCCGGGGTTCGCGGAACTGTTGTCCATATGCACCGCTTCCTTCTCCGGGATGGAGGAGGTCCACCGGGCCGGCGAGCCGCTTTTCCCGCCCGGCGCCACCACCGGTACCTTTCTGGACTACGGTGCCAGAGCCGCACGCTTCCAGCAGAAGGCGACCGATGACGGCACTTGGGTGCAGTTCCTCCTGGGCCACCAGAAGCACAACCTGGAGTGCGTGGAACAGGCACTCCACGAGGCCGGTGTGGACGCCCGCGACATCAAGACCGTCGTGATCCACAGCATGCCGCGACAGGCTGCCGCCTCCTACCTGAAGATCCTCGGTTTCTCGCTGGAAAGCTCGACCTGGGAGTTCAGCCGGACAACCGGCCACCTCGGGGCTGGCGACCATCTCGCTGCCCTGCACCACCTCTTGTCGACGGGCAAGGTCGGCCCCGGCGACAACCTGCTGCTCTGCGGTTCCTCGCCGGGCGTGACATACAAGGCGGCCGTCATCCGAATCCTCGACACCGCCGCCTTACGGAACCAGGAGGCTCGGCCCGATGGACTTTGA
- a CDS encoding class I adenylate-forming enzyme family protein: protein MANKDHGPEHYVTRILAEATRDGAQPVVRWRDTVITGTELHRSVQRVATALREAGVARDHAVAILTQVNSPWMLIVRYAAHLLGASVVYITGANHGTVTHDLPVTTRVRMLREAGASVLVFDERNAQLAETVNETVPDKLVLCGLGHPASGTVTVDGRPVEDVSVEFAPQAPELAMVLYTSGTTGQPKGVCRLFRSWNASVLGGAMHPRPAYLAMTAVSHTAGLIVDMALAAGGSVLLREKFDPGDFLRDVAQHRITETVMGVAQLYAILNHPDVRTADLSSLRHLLYLGCPASPERLQEAATVLPGVLAQSYGSTEAGRITVLREADHERPELLATVGQAMPGVTIAIRDPETGRDLPVNQIGEVVVHSPEAMGGYVADPEHTARVVRDGWVHTGDFGSVDERGYVRLFGRMHEMVKVQDTRVSPTEVEKVLVGCPGVVDACVYGHRRSDLIEELHAAVVLSTDGAPSFAALRDHVAQAMTPTHAPIRFVRWRQFPINNTGKVDRLRIREVSAEARGESPDVLVDR, encoded by the coding sequence GTGGCGAACAAGGACCACGGACCGGAGCACTACGTCACCCGCATCCTCGCCGAGGCGACCCGGGACGGCGCGCAACCGGTTGTCCGGTGGCGGGACACGGTAATCACCGGCACGGAGCTCCACCGATCGGTACAGCGGGTCGCGACAGCACTGCGCGAGGCAGGTGTGGCACGCGACCACGCGGTGGCCATCCTGACCCAGGTGAACAGCCCATGGATGCTGATCGTCCGCTATGCCGCACACCTGCTGGGCGCATCGGTCGTGTACATCACCGGGGCCAATCACGGCACCGTGACGCACGACCTGCCGGTGACCACCCGGGTCCGGATGCTGCGTGAAGCAGGCGCATCCGTACTGGTGTTCGACGAGCGCAATGCTCAGCTCGCCGAGACCGTCAACGAGACGGTTCCGGACAAGCTGGTGCTGTGCGGCCTCGGTCATCCGGCGTCCGGCACGGTGACCGTCGACGGCCGGCCGGTCGAGGACGTGTCGGTGGAATTCGCGCCCCAGGCACCCGAGCTGGCGATGGTCCTCTACACCAGCGGCACCACCGGTCAACCCAAGGGCGTGTGCAGACTGTTCCGGTCGTGGAACGCGTCGGTACTCGGCGGGGCCATGCATCCCCGGCCGGCTTACCTGGCCATGACCGCGGTGAGCCACACAGCCGGATTGATCGTCGACATGGCGCTGGCCGCCGGCGGGAGCGTGCTGCTGCGTGAGAAGTTCGACCCCGGCGACTTCCTGCGCGATGTCGCGCAGCACCGGATCACCGAGACGGTCATGGGCGTGGCGCAGCTCTACGCGATCCTCAACCACCCCGATGTCCGCACCGCGGACCTGTCCTCGTTACGACACCTGTTGTACCTCGGCTGCCCCGCATCGCCGGAACGCCTGCAGGAGGCGGCCACAGTGTTGCCTGGCGTGCTGGCCCAGTCCTACGGCTCCACCGAGGCCGGTCGGATCACCGTGCTCCGCGAGGCCGACCACGAACGTCCTGAACTGCTGGCCACCGTGGGCCAGGCGATGCCAGGGGTCACTATCGCCATCCGCGACCCGGAAACAGGACGAGACCTGCCGGTCAACCAGATCGGCGAGGTGGTGGTGCACAGCCCGGAAGCCATGGGCGGCTATGTCGCCGATCCTGAGCACACCGCGCGGGTGGTCCGGGACGGCTGGGTGCATACCGGCGACTTCGGCTCCGTTGACGAACGCGGGTACGTGCGGCTGTTCGGCCGGATGCACGAGATGGTCAAAGTGCAGGACACGCGAGTCAGTCCGACCGAGGTGGAGAAGGTACTCGTCGGCTGTCCCGGCGTGGTGGATGCGTGCGTGTACGGCCACCGCCGGTCGGACCTGATCGAGGAATTGCACGCCGCCGTCGTGCTCAGCACCGACGGCGCCCCGAGTTTCGCCGCTCTGCGCGACCACGTCGCGCAGGCCATGACCCCGACGCACGCTCCGATCCGGTTCGTCCGCTGGCGGCAGTTCCCGATCAACAACACCGGGAAGGTGGATCGGCTGCGGATCCGTGAGGTCAGCGCTGAGGCTCGCGGTGAGAGCCCGGACGTGCTGGTGGACAGGTGA
- a CDS encoding acyl-CoA dehydrogenase family protein, with product MDFDLSPQQQQRVDHIRAGAGKLPSAKPDGVAGKDSWLAAAELGMTGLCLPTEHGGGGLGALDTALCLEAFCAGGADTGLAFGIAAHLLACGTVLTDHAGDPVRAELLRGLTSGTVIAANAMTEDDAGSDLSRLATTAVADSDSYVLNGKKSFVSNAPLADVFITYAATTPSAGYLGMSAFAVPRTLPGLRINSPLAKMGLNGCAAAQVEFTDCKVPGRYLLGPENQGNSIFQRSMIWERACLPAIYLGAMEVQLAQCVDHAQSRRQFGRSIGTFQAISHRLATMKLRLETSRLLLYRACWYLDQGRSAVEAVALAKTAVAEAAVANALDAVQVFGARGYLAADGIGQQLQNAIPLNIFSGTTEIQREVVARSMGL from the coding sequence ATGGACTTTGACCTCAGCCCACAGCAGCAACAGCGGGTCGACCACATTCGCGCAGGGGCCGGCAAGCTGCCGTCCGCGAAACCCGATGGCGTCGCTGGAAAGGACAGCTGGCTGGCTGCGGCCGAACTCGGCATGACCGGCCTGTGCCTGCCCACGGAACACGGCGGCGGCGGGCTCGGCGCCCTGGACACGGCGCTGTGCCTCGAAGCGTTCTGCGCCGGCGGCGCGGACACCGGCCTCGCCTTCGGGATCGCCGCACACCTGCTCGCCTGCGGTACGGTCCTGACCGACCACGCGGGCGACCCGGTGCGGGCCGAGCTGCTACGCGGACTGACCTCGGGAACCGTGATCGCCGCGAACGCGATGACGGAGGACGACGCGGGATCGGACCTGAGCAGACTCGCCACGACAGCCGTAGCCGACAGTGACAGCTACGTCCTGAACGGAAAGAAGTCCTTCGTCAGCAACGCCCCGCTGGCAGACGTCTTCATCACCTACGCGGCCACCACACCGAGCGCCGGTTATCTGGGGATGTCGGCGTTCGCCGTCCCCCGAACGCTGCCCGGCTTGCGGATCAACTCCCCACTGGCCAAGATGGGGTTGAACGGCTGTGCCGCCGCGCAGGTCGAGTTCACCGACTGCAAGGTTCCTGGCCGCTATCTGCTGGGCCCCGAGAACCAGGGCAACAGCATCTTCCAACGCTCCATGATCTGGGAACGCGCCTGTCTGCCCGCGATCTACTTGGGTGCGATGGAGGTTCAATTAGCCCAGTGCGTGGACCATGCCCAAAGTCGCCGGCAGTTCGGCCGCAGCATCGGGACCTTTCAGGCGATCTCCCACCGGCTCGCCACCATGAAACTGAGGCTGGAAACCAGCCGCCTGCTTCTCTACCGCGCGTGCTGGTACCTCGACCAAGGCCGTTCGGCCGTGGAGGCGGTCGCATTGGCCAAGACGGCAGTCGCCGAAGCCGCCGTAGCCAACGCGCTGGACGCGGTGCAGGTGTTCGGCGCGCGGGGGTATCTGGCCGCGGACGGCATCGGCCAGCAGCTTCAGAACGCCATACCGCTGA